One genomic segment of Tursiops truncatus isolate mTurTru1 chromosome 11, mTurTru1.mat.Y, whole genome shotgun sequence includes these proteins:
- the GLT8D2 gene encoding glycosyltransferase 8 domain-containing protein 2 isoform X3, giving the protein MGRGKRKGEDDDSETPEDMEDEIPVVICAAAGRMGAAMAAINSIYSNTDANILFYVVGLRNTLSRIRKWIEHSKLREINFKIVEFNPMVLKGKIRPDSARPELLQPLNFVRFYLPLLIHQHEKVIYLDDDVIVQGDIQELYDTTLALGHAAAFSDDCDLPSSQDIHRLVGLQNTYMGYLDYRKKTIKDLGISPSTCSFNPGVIVANMTEWKHQRITKQLEKWMQKNVEENLYSSSLGGGVATSPMLIVFHGKYSTINPLWHIRHLGWNPDTRYSEHFLQEAKLLHWNGRHKPWDFPSVHNDLWESWFVPDPAGIFKLHHPNS; this is encoded by the exons Atgggaagggggaaaagaaaaggggagg ATGATGACTCTGAGACTCCTGAGGATATGGAAGATGAGATTCCGGTGGTGATTTGTGCAGCAGCAGGGAGGATGGGTGCGGCTATGGCTGCCATCAACAGCATCTACAGCAACACTGATGCCAACATTTTGTTCTATGTAGTTGGACTCCGGAACACTCTGTCCAGAATACG AAAATGGATCGAACATTCTAaactgagagaaataaactttaaaatcgtGGAATTCAACCCTATGGTCCTCAAAGGAAAGATCAGACCAGACTCCGCGAGGCCTGAACTGCTCCAGCCT CTGAACTTTGTTCGATTTTATCTCCCTCTGCTTATCCATCAACACGAGAAAGTCATCTATTTGGATGATGATGTAATCGTACAAG GGGACATCCAAGAGCTGTACGACACCACCTTGGCCCTGGGCCACGCGGCAGCTTTCTCAGATGACTGCGATTTGCCCTCCTCCCAGGACATACACAGACTTGTGGGGCTGCAG AACACGTATATGGGCTATCTGGACTACCGGAAGAAGACGATAAAAGACCTTGGCATCAGCCCCAGCACTTGCTCTTTCAATCCTGGTGTGATTGTTGCCAACATGACGGAATGGAAGCACCAGCGTATCACCAAACAATTGGAGAAATGGATGCAAAAAAATGTAGA GGAAAATCTCTACAGCAGCTccctgggaggaggggtggcCACCTCCCCAATGCTGATTGTGTTTCACGGGAAATACTCCACCATCAACCCCCTGTGGCACATAAGGCACCTGG GCTGGAATCCAGATACCAGATATTCGGAGCATTTTCTGCAGGAAGCAAAACTACTCCACTGGAATGGAAGACATaaaccttgggacttccctagtgttCACAACGACTTATGGGAGAGCTGGTTTGTTCCTGACCCTGCAGGGATATTTAAACTCCATCATCCCAACAGCTGA
- the GLT8D2 gene encoding glycosyltransferase 8 domain-containing protein 2 isoform X6, with amino-acid sequence MEDEIPVVICAAAGRMGAAMAAINSIYSNTDANILFYVVGLRNTLSRIRKWIEHSKLREINFKIVEFNPMVLKGKIRPDSARPELLQPLNFVRFYLPLLIHQHEKVIYLDDDVIVQGDIQELYDTTLALGHAAAFSDDCDLPSSQDIHRLVGLQNTYMGYLDYRKKTIKDLGISPSTCSFNPGVIVANMTEWKHQRITKQLEKWMQKNVEENLYSSSLGGGVATSPMLIVFHGKYSTINPLWHIRHLGWNPDTRYSEHFLQEAKLLHWNGRHKPWDFPSVHNDLWESWFVPDPAGIFKLHHPNS; translated from the exons ATGGAAGATGAGATTCCGGTGGTGATTTGTGCAGCAGCAGGGAGGATGGGTGCGGCTATGGCTGCCATCAACAGCATCTACAGCAACACTGATGCCAACATTTTGTTCTATGTAGTTGGACTCCGGAACACTCTGTCCAGAATACG AAAATGGATCGAACATTCTAaactgagagaaataaactttaaaatcgtGGAATTCAACCCTATGGTCCTCAAAGGAAAGATCAGACCAGACTCCGCGAGGCCTGAACTGCTCCAGCCT CTGAACTTTGTTCGATTTTATCTCCCTCTGCTTATCCATCAACACGAGAAAGTCATCTATTTGGATGATGATGTAATCGTACAAG GGGACATCCAAGAGCTGTACGACACCACCTTGGCCCTGGGCCACGCGGCAGCTTTCTCAGATGACTGCGATTTGCCCTCCTCCCAGGACATACACAGACTTGTGGGGCTGCAG AACACGTATATGGGCTATCTGGACTACCGGAAGAAGACGATAAAAGACCTTGGCATCAGCCCCAGCACTTGCTCTTTCAATCCTGGTGTGATTGTTGCCAACATGACGGAATGGAAGCACCAGCGTATCACCAAACAATTGGAGAAATGGATGCAAAAAAATGTAGA GGAAAATCTCTACAGCAGCTccctgggaggaggggtggcCACCTCCCCAATGCTGATTGTGTTTCACGGGAAATACTCCACCATCAACCCCCTGTGGCACATAAGGCACCTGG GCTGGAATCCAGATACCAGATATTCGGAGCATTTTCTGCAGGAAGCAAAACTACTCCACTGGAATGGAAGACATaaaccttgggacttccctagtgttCACAACGACTTATGGGAGAGCTGGTTTGTTCCTGACCCTGCAGGGATATTTAAACTCCATCATCCCAACAGCTGA